Proteins from a genomic interval of Euleptes europaea isolate rEulEur1 chromosome 16, rEulEur1.hap1, whole genome shotgun sequence:
- the AKAP11 gene encoding A-kinase anchor protein 11, with protein MEGVTRVRSNQRKSRTAMKRSFRDCTLPPMKEWLQSQKELCAVSMEELEEDSCFNEVTFLCFADETAVAPKEFAAMSMELLDLLKSLHLCNLNENEVIFLKDVYKPLESSDVLNSQNCPSQILCVMRSAPSRPRLSIDSVFTLLSKYSAGIRCTMEAYSLLKHISDLPHTEDDDTNHSVSSIEDDFVTALEHLDEDEPTKTRNPGKVTPEKLLQDASSQTILAPHLDSTDHRMVIKPSSKPSALQVNILELKGLSPSTRRSVTTSVSDPGLQMDFFRPHNSSDQSVNLLHKTLCSSSPAESSESECSSPSPVIFLDEEGYQRSLKAKLQLPKIPMMKDGVEDSDSEVSEFFDSFDQFDEQEQALQTGCQLVKDPAVGHFAQEKATSCKKSSSAASAMNPQKFKSDRPALPANVRKPTPRKPESSYNKNLLDIPDSPRPLKTSGDDSGGLFSPIRSSAFSPLSNCFSSECLCQLGGNGDAISPNQGLLYHTYSDFADTVSFEILGSVFNPWTSSLRRYSRELSNHSRMVSQEEKPLVAEIKGHSCRTELDKKSRSKQKALMIKDHIQKFASELVEKSFGNAFKDLQKGVSSCTNALCHLAAKLTSSTFQMAFYEIGRQRAFALKRKAIGGLAGFLASEAITGALKELHSMKQQIFTNTVAKFAADLAEELIFEGIMEVCQFSHPPTPAASQNWSFCYDDKVVRSYAEDLSDSVIQEAFIELSQADVTFTTEAAISVSMNNIKDVSAESILESTQTSSAYSDIHDKAPAAWNPIQEFRKEYAVHTALFYTSGIASSVPVPLAGSALCQNQILTDNAKMKNRSATDGCPKACKDSADSSYATRKRQEEVTSLRSIYLTSGNSPGSECNTYTVCRQTDSKQAEISNVSHLTGVPIISNFSGTMVDMIVTEAYEVVTCAKVSKTSEHYSDILRTEKMPYLQCIGEDTCRNVFANYLAKRMAKQSVDEAKSPCSATGEKLAYCVGLGTNKESNKAELPSATNQPEKKNSAPVIVGQQQMPLNSLSKFHVIPVCCNRRLLSGSKDCLQERKWQVDCRFSACTSPPFSGTSVKRADEFPEIEKCSAKPSSNALEAYDMRKAAGCSALGQESAFPLAPVVSNCDDAFRMEDRSRLREGAACAIPDTPPPTPLIPSQASSEWNLRNLTKQLKGELANQFAPATPPSTPYRSEVDGVYESEHYYLEKEEFMLKLMRSLSEEVESSEDEYAETLAEKVKASIRTLAYADHLATCIISVATEMAASHLDNETVQTKNNLESKTYGPAAYVNVPEKKLRSLWIYASEVAGKVISEAKKIVKSRHCRRLRLKQVNHQADRLHLKRNCNECWSKGKKFLLADQWSKEADSSILSLPQSSEAPGLTSRFPSCESVTDEYADHIIRILKREGGHSDLIMEQFASRLAYKSIRSGMQQAAHKLKTKHNRRVALGQNLQFNNALDPLLLVNKDAKKQKRKNLHHFGKRASESKCSLGRTEYPKLLNFSESLACSITSDVRRKLKMSTACLPKSLTDSCLYKKSQVSAVTDDLKTFSNTLPPFCCKQKLYHSTGSLNECVYRDGIIHAIEQYARKIVDDTLEVSLESAALQTTENWTNGERPTYAEKLSPFSATACRYCCMKEHQCCTGSPSVHLPGQELHPKGGQVSTLRLSGGCQKSRILHLDIPKIHINMDEKVAFAENVMATSFDKGERQLSNTSLAADSGIGHDGISFAESLTTEIMTSCMTNIGQAVNISSVGEEGFHSAESVVSQQMSLSTGDDSTGSWSNLSFEDEQPDENSSFLHLSESLGNSSSWSSLGLEGDMYEENLSFPTSDSDGTEEKEEELKNTILGLGCKGKSLVIINVDLEPCLVDSQLRMTLQWLSASEAEVAELYFHDDVPKEFVLLSKRLRERGWKAGDLFQAVLKYCEATEKAADGERAPGRQTLFGWLQDYL; from the exons AGCTTCAGAGACTGTACCTTGCCTCCTATGAAGGAGTGGTTGCAAAGCCAAAAAGAGTTGTGCGCCGTCTCCATGGAAGAGCTGGAAGAGGACAGCTGTTTCAATGAG GTCACGTTTCTGTGCTTTGCTGACGAGACAGCCGTGGCTCCTAAG GAATTTGCTGCCATGTCCATGGAACTCCTGGATCTTCTGAAATCACTCCACCTGTGCAATTTAAACGAAAATGAAGTTATTTTTCTGAAGGACGTATATAAACCACTAGAGAGTAGTGATGTTCTTAATTCACAG AATTGCCCTTCGCAAATACTGTGTGTGATGAGATCAGCTCCTTCCCGACCAAGACTCAGCattgattctgtgtttactttgCTGAGCAAGTATTCTGCTGGTATAAGATGTACTATGGAAGCATATTCATTGCTGAAGCATATATCGGACCTACCGCATACAGAGGATGATGACACTAATCATTCAGTGTCTTCAATTGAAGATGACTTTGTGACCGCTTTAGAGCATTTGGATGAAGATGAGCCAACAAAGACAagaaaccctg GCAAAGTTACACCTGAGAAACTGCTCCAGGATGCTTCTTCACAGACCATCCTTGCTCCTCACTTAGACTCTACTGATCACAGAATGGTTATTAAGCCATCTTCTAAACCATCTGCTCTTCAAGTTAACATCTTGGAACTTAAAGGACTCTCACCCTCTACCAGACGTTCAGTCACCACTTCTGTTTCTGATCCTGGTCTACAGATGGATTTTTTCAGGCCCCATAATTCTTCTGATCAAAGTGTTAACCTTTTACATAAAACACTGTGTTCTTCCTCTCCAGCTGAATCGTCAGAGTCCGAATGCTCTAGCCCCAGCCCCGTTATTTTCTTAGATGAAGAAGGGTATCAGAGAAGCTTGAAGGCGAAGCTTCAGCTACCCAAAATCCCAATGATGAAAGATGGCGTGGAAGACTCAGACTCTGAAGTGAGTGAATTTTTTGATAGCTTTGACCAATTTGATGAACAAGAACAGGCTTTGCAAACGGGCTGTCAGTTGGTGAAGGATCCCGCCGTAGGTCACTTTGCCCAAGAGAAAGCGACTTCCTGTAAAAAGTCAAGCTCTGCGGCATCTGCAATGAATCCCCAGAAGTTCAAATCTGACCGTCCTGCTCTGCCCGCCAACGTAAGGAAGCCAACTCCTCGCAAACCAGAATCTTCGTATAATAAGAACCTTTTAGACATCCCAGATTCCCCCCGTCCATTGAAAACATCAGGAGATGATAGTGGAGGGTTGTTCAGCCCTATCAGATCATCGGCTTTCAGTCCGTTAAGCAACTGCTTTTCATCAGAGTGCCTTTGCCAGCTAGGTGGTAATGGAGATGCCATTAGCCCAAATCAAGGTTTACTTTACCATACATATTCAGATTTTGCCGATACCGTTTCCTTTGAAATTCTAGGTTCTGTCTTTAATCCATGGACTTCGTCATTACGCAGATACTCTCGAGAGCTTTCCAACCATAGCAGAATGGTCTCACAAGAAGAAAAACCTCTTGTTGCCGAGATCAAAGGTCATAGCTGTAGAACAGAGCTGGACAAGAAAAGCAGATCTAAACAGAAAGCCCTAATGATTAAAGACCACATCCAGAAATTTGCATCGGAGCTTGTTGAAAAGAGTTTTGGCAATGCTTTCAAAGACCTTCAGAAGGGCGTTTCCTCGTGTACGAATGCCCTCTGTCACCTGGCTGCCAAGCTGACTTCTTCAACCTTTCAAATGGCTTTTTATGAGATCGGCAGGCAGCGAGCCTTTGCACTGAAAAGGAAGGCTATCGGTGGCCTGGCAGGGTTTTTGGCGAGCGAAGCGATAACAGGGGCTTTGAAAGAACTGCACTCTATGAAGCAACAAATATTTACCAACACAGTTGCAAAATTTGCAGCTGACCTTGCTGAAGAGCTCATTTTTGAGGGGATAATGGAAGTCTGCCAGTTTTCTCACCCACCGACTCCAGCTGCTTCTCAGAACTGGTCCTTCTGCTATGACGATAAAGTTGTACGGTCCTATGCTGAAGATTTGTCTGATTCCGTTATTCAGGAAGCTTTCATTGAGTTATCTCAGGCTGACGTGACCTTTACAACTGAAGCAGCAATTAGTGTTTCCATGAACAACATAAAAGATGTTAGTGCAGAAAGTATTCTGGAATCAACGCAGACCTCCAGTGCTTACTCAGACATTCATGATAAAGCTCCAGCAGCCTGGAATCCAATACAGGAATTCAGGAAGGAATATGCCGTCCACACAGCCTTGTTCTACACCTCTGGCATTGCCAGTTCAGTTCCAGTGCCCTTAGCTGGAAGCGCACTTTGTCAAAACCAGATTTTAACCGACAATGCAAAGATGAAGAATCGGTCAGCAACAGATGGCTGTCCGAAAGCTTGTAAAGACTCTGCAGATTCAAGTTATGCAACAAGAAAGAGACAAGAGGAAGTGACATCTTTAAGAAGTATTTACCTGACATCAGGTAATAGTCCAGGTAGTGAATGTAACACTTACACTGTGTGTAGGCAAACTGACTCTAAACAAGCTGAAATCAGTAACGTTTCTCATTTAACTGGGGTGCCAATCATCAGCAATTTTTCTGGAACAATGGTAGACATGATAGTAACTGAGGCTTACGAAGTAGTAACTTGTGCAAAGGTTTCTAAAACTTCAGAGCATTATTCAGATATCTTACGAACTGAGAAAATGCCATATTTACAGTGCATTGGTGAAGATACGTGTAGAAATGTGTTTGCTAATTATTTGGCTAAACGAATGGCAAAACAGTCTGTAGATGAAGCCAAATCTCCGTGTTCTGCCACAGGTGAGAAACTAGCATACTGTGTAGGGTTAGGAACTAATAAAGAAAGCAATAAAGCAGAATTGCCTAGTGCAACAAATCAACCTGAAAAGAAGAACAGTGCTCCAGTCATTGTGGGACAGCAGCAGATGCCCCTGAACAGCTTGTCGAAATTTCATGTAATTCCAGTTTGCTGCAATAGGCGTTTGCTGTCAGGGTCTAAAGACTGTCTTCAGGAAAGGAAGTGGCAGGTTGATTGCAGGTTTTCTGCATGCACGAGCCCTCCTTTTTCTGGGACTTCTGTAAAGCGTGCTGATGAGTTTCCAGAGATAGAAAAATGCTCAGCAAAACCTTCGAGTAATGCACTGGAAGCATATGACATGCGCAAGGCAGCAGGGTGCTCCGCTCTTGGTCAGGAAAGTGCTTTCCCCCTTGCTCCCGTGGTGTCTAACTGCGATGATGCGTTTCGTATGGAGGATAGATCAAGACTGAGAGAGGGGGCTGCGTGTGCGATCCCAGACACCCCACCGCCGACACCTTTAATCCCCTCTCAGGCTAGTTCTGAGTGGAATTTAAGAAACTTGACAAAGCAGCTTAAAGGCGAACTAGCAAATCAGTTTGCTCCCGCTACTCCTCCCTCTACACCTTACAGATCAGAAGTGGATGGTGTGTATGAAAGTGAACACTATTACTTAGAAAAGGAAGAGTTCATGCTGAAACTGATGCGGTCTCTTTCTGAAGAGGTTGAAAGTAGTGAAGATGAGTATGCTGAAACGCTGGCTGAAAAAGTCAAGGCATCGATAAGGACGCTGGCATACGCAGATCATCTGGCCACCTGTATCATTTCTGTGGCGACTGAAATGGCCGCTTCACATTTGGATAACGAAACCGTTCAAACAAAAAATAACCTGGAAAGCAAAACATATGGGCCGGCTGCATATGTGAATGTTCCAGAAAAAAAATTACGTTCGTTGTGGATTTATGCTAGTGAGGTGGCAGGGAAAGTCATTAGCGAAGCAAAGAAAATAGTAAAATCAAGACACTGCAGACGTTTGAGGTTGAAGCAAGTGAACCATCAGGCCGACCGTCTTCATCTTAAGAGAAACTGTAATGAATGTTGGTCAAAAGGGAAGAAGTTTCTCTTGGCAGACCAGTGGTCTAAAGAGGCAGATTCTTCTAtactttctttaccccaaagttCAGAAGCTCCCGGCCTGACCTCCAGATTTCCAAGTTGTGAAAGCGTAACAGATGAGTATGCAGATCACATTATTCGGATTCTGAAAAGAGAAGGTGGTCACAGTGACCTAATAATGGAGCAGTTTGCCAGTAGACTTGCTTACAAATCTATCAGATCTGGTATGCAGCAAGCTGCCCATAAACTCAAAACAAAGCATAACAGAAGAGTAGCTCTTGGTCAGAATTTGCAGTTTAACAATGCGCTTGATCCACTTTTGCTGGTGAACAAGgatgcaaagaaacagaaaagaaaaaatctaCATCATTTTGGAAAACGAGCTTCTGAAAGCAAATGCAGCCTAGGCAGAACTGAATATCCAAAGTTATTAAATTTCTCAGAATCCCTTGCCTGTAGTATAACCTCTGATGtcagaagaaaattaaaaatgtCAACTGCTTGCTTGCCCAAATCCTTAACTGATTCTTGTTTGTATAAAAAATCCCAGGTCAGCGCAGTCACAGATGATCTCAAGACATTTTCGAACACACTGCCTCCTTTCTGTTGCAAACAAAAACTGTATCATAGCACAGGCAGTTTAAATGAATGTGTTTACAGAGACGGCATCATTCATGCCATAGAACAGTATGCGAGGAAGATAGTAGACGACACGTTAGAAGTCAGCTTGGAATCTGCTGCTCTCCAAACTACCGAGAACTGGACTAACGGAGAAAGACCAACATATGCAGAAAAGCTGTCTCCGTTTTCCGCAACTGCTTGCAGATACTGCTGTATGAAGGAACACCAATGCTGTACCGGAAGCCCGTCCGTGCACCTCCCCGGGCAAGAACTTCATCCTAAAGGTGGACAGGTTTCGACCTTGAGGCTAAGCGGCGGCTGTCAAAAATCTCGCATTCTTCATCTTGATATTCCTAAAATCCACATTAATATGGATGAAAAAGTAGCATTTGCTGAAAATGTGATGGCCACCAGTTTTGACAAAGGAGAGCGGCAGCTGAGCAACACGAGTTTGGCAGCGGATAGCGGAATCGGCCACGATGGAATCAGCTTTGCGGAAAGTCTTACTACAGAAATCATGACTTCCTGTATGACGAACATTGGTCAGGCGGTCAACATAAG CTCTGTGGGGGAAGAGGGCTTTCATTCTGCTGAATCCGTAGTCAGCCAGCAGATGAGTCTCAGCACTGGCGACGACAGCACCGGTAGCTGGTCCAATCTGAGCTTTGAAGATGAGCAGCCCGATGAGAACAGCAGTTTTCTCCACCTCAGTGAGAG TCTTGGTAACAGCAGTAGCTGGAGCAGTCTTGGTTTAGAAGGAGATATGTATGAGGAGAATTTATCCTTTCCAACATCAGACAG TGATGgaacagaagagaaagaagaagagctcaAGAATACCATTCTAG GCTTGGGATGCAAAGGAAAGTCATTGGTGATCATAAATGTTGACCTAGAACCCTGCCTGGTGGATTCCCAGCTGAGAATGACCCTGCAGTGGCTTTCAGCTTCCGAAGCCGAGGTGGCCGAGCTCTATTTTCACGACGATGTTCCAAAGGAGTTTGTTCTT CTTTCAAAGAGGTTGCGCGAGAGGGGCTGGAAAGCGGGAGACCTCTTCCAAGCCGTGCTGAAGTACTGCGAAGCCACAGAAAAGGCTGCCGACGGGGAGAGGGCTCCAGGAAGACAGACGCTCTTTGGATGGCTTCAGGACTACCTCTGA